From a single Pseudoalteromonas sp. Scap06 genomic region:
- a CDS encoding STAS/SEC14 domain-containing protein: MVNLTHGLSIGIERSGCEFFLTLKAIGTLTHKDYEVITPMIDSALGEVKHPIVNVLIDGTELDGWELRAAWDDLKLGLKHNKEFKKIAIYGNKEWQSTIAKLGSWFMSGEIQYFENATAALEWLKTNNLDA; the protein is encoded by the coding sequence ATGGTTAATTTAACACATGGTTTATCGATTGGTATTGAGCGCTCAGGCTGTGAGTTTTTCTTAACACTTAAGGCAATTGGTACCTTAACTCACAAAGATTATGAAGTGATCACCCCAATGATCGATTCAGCGCTAGGCGAAGTTAAGCATCCTATTGTTAACGTATTGATAGATGGCACTGAGTTAGATGGTTGGGAGCTTCGTGCTGCTTGGGACGATTTAAAGCTTGGCTTGAAACACAACAAAGAATTTAAAAAAATAGCGATTTACGGTAACAAAGAGTGGCAATCAACCATAGCTAAGTTAGGCAGTTGGTTTATGTCGGGTGAAATACAATACTTTGAAAATGCTACTGCCGCTTTAGAATGGCTAAAAACCAATAATTTAGACGCTTAG
- a CDS encoding carbohydrate kinase, translating into MTKLLSLGELLIDMLPQDSQNSAYLPIPGGAPANVAVGYAKLGGKAAFCGGMGDDYFAKQLTNALEQYNVDTEYLFTIEGAQTAMVIVSLDENGERSFNFYRHQTADLLLTSEHLKLINWDELSTLHFCSNTLTNTAIAKTTVCALKQAKNNQKIVSFDVNLRYSLWQNSNDIEQNVHACYAYCDIVKLSRDELNFLATQRQQSADAYLQSLLDLGVKLVFLTDGPAPATVYHSAFTLSEAAPTITAVDTTSAGDAFIAGVLYYLNHSDNAVPLTDKLNDESIVKKALHFGLRCGSKACLSKGAFPALPTQQTLSQ; encoded by the coding sequence ATGACCAAATTACTTAGCCTTGGTGAACTGCTTATTGATATGCTGCCTCAAGACTCTCAAAACAGTGCTTATTTGCCCATTCCAGGAGGTGCTCCAGCTAATGTGGCAGTAGGTTACGCAAAGCTCGGCGGCAAAGCTGCGTTTTGTGGCGGTATGGGAGATGACTATTTTGCTAAACAATTAACTAATGCGCTTGAGCAATATAACGTAGATACTGAGTATTTATTTACCATAGAAGGCGCGCAAACAGCTATGGTTATTGTCAGCTTAGATGAAAACGGCGAACGCAGCTTTAACTTTTATCGTCATCAAACAGCCGATTTACTGTTAACGAGTGAGCACTTAAAGCTTATTAATTGGGATGAATTGAGTACCCTACACTTTTGTTCAAACACCTTAACCAATACAGCTATAGCAAAAACCACTGTGTGTGCTTTAAAGCAAGCTAAAAACAACCAAAAAATCGTTAGCTTTGATGTAAATTTACGCTACAGTTTATGGCAAAATAGCAATGACATTGAGCAAAACGTGCATGCATGCTACGCGTATTGCGATATTGTTAAGCTCTCACGTGATGAGTTAAATTTTTTAGCAACACAACGCCAACAATCAGCTGATGCCTACTTACAATCACTGCTTGATTTAGGCGTCAAGCTGGTGTTTTTAACCGATGGTCCGGCACCAGCGACTGTTTACCATAGCGCTTTTACTCTCAGTGAAGCAGCCCCAACAATTACCGCTGTAGATACCACCAGCGCTGGTGATGCTTTTATTGCTGGCGTACTATACTACTTAAACCATAGCGATAATGCAGTGCCACTTACTGATAAGCTAAATGATGAGTCAATAGTAAAAAAAGCGCTTCACTTTGGTCTTCGCTGTGGCTCAAAAGCTTGCTTATCTAAAGGCGCTTTTCCTGCGCTTCCCACGCAGCAAACACTTTCGCAATAA
- a CDS encoding TonB-dependent receptor, with the protein MTTHNTPLYLISALALAVSQGVNAQKQEQNTQAQANKGLETIVVTGVPRRTTIMASSSSVSSVSLEQVEVSTPRSTAEAFRIIPGVRSESTGGEGNANIAVRGLPVASGGAKFLQLQEDGLPVLQYGDIAFGNADIFMRLDNTVQTIESIRGGSASTAASNAPGGIINFISKNGENESGSVSTTLGLDYDTIRTDFEYGTYLNDTVRFHVGGFVRQGEGPRETGYTSNKGGQIKANLTKDFENGYVRLYYKHLDDKSVGYLPMPMYANGDSIPGFDAQSDTPHSALFTKTVRLNGENQISNGDIRDGMNPQVDSIGFEAVFDLDNDWRIENRFRKSSVSGNFNSLIPAEVGDASAIAQSIGGVGATLSNATTGAAFNDDLAMRIHTFDVTMNDFDSIVNDFKLTKSLSDDTSVTFGYYASTQNIAMSWLWNSYLMELKGDNAALLNVTAADGTEFSENGLYAYGTPFWGNCCQRDYDTEYDTRAPYIAFSTKVGDVSIDASARYDSGEARGNYAGAVTSTVDMNRDGVISVPEQNVAGIDLANASPVNYDWDYASYSIGANYQIDSSLATFARLSKGGRANADRLLFGKVRADGSVADEDAVDEVNQYEFGIKKRFDSLSVFATAFYAQTEEQNFEATSQTFFDREYEAKGIEVESTYFIDAWDFRGNLTWTDAEIAKDALTPEVVGNTPRRQADLIYSLMARYTYEKGSAGLSFIGTTDAYAQDNNDLKFDGYTQVNGFVSYDLSENLNIALNVNNLFDTVGITEAEEGSIPDNNIIRARAINGRTTSLTFKYAFN; encoded by the coding sequence ATGACAACACACAACACACCTTTATATTTGATCAGTGCTTTAGCGCTCGCCGTTAGCCAAGGCGTTAATGCACAAAAACAAGAGCAAAATACACAAGCGCAAGCTAACAAAGGGCTAGAAACAATTGTTGTTACCGGTGTTCCCCGCCGTACAACAATAATGGCGTCAAGTTCTTCTGTGAGCAGTGTTTCACTTGAGCAAGTTGAGGTGTCTACGCCTCGCTCTACCGCAGAGGCATTTAGAATCATTCCTGGGGTGCGCTCAGAATCAACCGGCGGTGAAGGTAATGCCAACATTGCAGTACGTGGTTTACCGGTTGCCTCTGGTGGTGCTAAATTTTTACAGCTTCAAGAAGATGGCTTACCTGTTTTACAATATGGCGATATTGCATTTGGTAACGCTGACATTTTTATGCGCTTAGATAACACAGTGCAAACCATTGAATCTATTCGCGGTGGCTCAGCCTCTACCGCAGCAAGTAATGCACCGGGTGGCATAATTAATTTCATTTCAAAAAATGGCGAAAACGAATCGGGCAGCGTATCAACTACACTTGGCCTAGATTACGATACTATTCGAACTGACTTTGAATATGGCACATATTTAAATGACACTGTACGCTTTCATGTTGGTGGTTTTGTACGTCAAGGTGAAGGCCCACGTGAAACAGGTTACACATCAAATAAAGGTGGGCAAATTAAAGCCAACCTGACCAAAGATTTTGAAAATGGATACGTGCGTCTTTATTACAAACATTTAGATGATAAAAGTGTTGGCTACTTACCTATGCCAATGTATGCAAATGGAGACTCAATTCCTGGGTTTGACGCACAATCAGATACCCCGCATTCAGCATTATTTACTAAAACAGTGCGCTTAAACGGCGAAAATCAAATAAGTAACGGCGATATTCGCGATGGTATGAATCCGCAAGTTGACTCAATTGGTTTTGAGGCTGTATTTGATTTAGACAACGATTGGCGTATTGAAAACCGTTTTCGTAAATCATCTGTAAGCGGTAATTTTAATTCGTTGATCCCCGCTGAAGTTGGCGATGCATCAGCTATAGCGCAAAGTATTGGTGGTGTGGGTGCAACGCTTAGTAATGCGACCACAGGTGCTGCATTTAACGATGATTTAGCAATGCGTATTCATACGTTTGATGTAACTATGAACGACTTTGACTCAATTGTTAACGACTTCAAACTGACTAAATCGCTAAGCGATGATACTAGCGTTACTTTTGGCTATTATGCGTCAACCCAAAATATTGCCATGTCGTGGTTATGGAATTCCTACCTAATGGAGCTCAAAGGTGATAACGCAGCGCTGTTAAATGTAACAGCCGCCGATGGGACTGAATTCTCTGAAAATGGCTTATACGCTTATGGCACGCCTTTTTGGGGTAACTGTTGCCAACGCGATTACGACACAGAATACGACACTCGTGCACCCTATATTGCATTTTCAACTAAGGTGGGTGACGTAAGTATTGATGCTAGTGCCCGTTATGACAGCGGTGAAGCGCGTGGTAACTATGCAGGCGCGGTTACCTCAACCGTTGATATGAATCGCGACGGTGTGATTTCTGTTCCTGAACAAAATGTTGCAGGTATTGACCTTGCAAATGCCAGCCCTGTTAATTACGACTGGGATTACGCATCATATTCAATTGGTGCCAATTACCAAATTGACTCAAGCCTTGCAACGTTTGCACGATTGAGCAAAGGCGGTCGCGCCAATGCTGACCGACTTTTATTTGGTAAAGTTCGCGCCGATGGCTCAGTAGCCGATGAAGATGCCGTTGATGAAGTAAACCAGTATGAGTTTGGTATTAAAAAGCGCTTTGATTCACTGTCAGTTTTTGCCACGGCATTTTATGCACAAACTGAAGAGCAAAACTTTGAAGCGACATCACAAACCTTTTTTGACCGCGAATATGAAGCAAAAGGAATTGAGGTTGAATCAACCTACTTTATTGATGCATGGGATTTTCGTGGTAATTTAACGTGGACAGACGCTGAGATTGCAAAAGATGCACTTACCCCAGAAGTGGTTGGTAATACGCCTCGTCGCCAAGCTGATTTAATTTACTCATTAATGGCACGTTACACTTATGAAAAAGGCTCTGCAGGCCTAAGCTTTATTGGTACTACCGATGCCTATGCTCAAGATAATAACGATCTTAAGTTTGATGGTTACACTCAAGTAAATGGCTTTGTAAGCTACGATTTATCAGAAAACCTTAATATTGCGTTAAACGTAAATAACCTATTCGATACGGTAGGTATTACTGAAGCAGAAGAAGGCTCAATACCTGATAACAACATTATACGCGCACGTGCTATTAATGGCCGTACAACGTCATTGACGTTTAAATACGCGTTTAACTAA